A genomic region of Candidatus Binatia bacterium contains the following coding sequences:
- a CDS encoding TIGR03560 family F420-dependent LLM class oxidoreductase, whose amino-acid sequence MSPPKIRFGITLPQHNASWEEARSTAILCEEIGFDSLWAVDHLFSIPDPTDTLLEGWTEITAIAALTNRIHIGHLVLCMNYRHPALLAKMAATLDQISAGRFILGLGCGWHAEEAQAYGIPFPPVRTRLQQLDEGISLIRTMWQESPAEYYGEQFQIENAYCQPAPLQKPHPPILVGGGGEKVLLRIVAAQAQIWNNLGIDQPQLERKTQILREHCDGVGRDFAEIEISQQTTAAIGATEADARKAKEKILTDLPFLGGGEDWVIAGTPEQCIERVQKTIDAGATTLLLNFGRNPAHETLRMFAETVMPTFR is encoded by the coding sequence ATGAGCCCTCCGAAAATCCGTTTCGGTATTACCCTTCCGCAGCATAATGCCTCCTGGGAGGAAGCAAGATCGACCGCAATCCTTTGCGAGGAAATCGGCTTTGACTCCCTCTGGGCCGTCGATCATTTATTCAGCATTCCTGACCCGACGGATACGCTGCTCGAAGGCTGGACCGAGATCACCGCAATTGCCGCGTTGACCAATCGCATTCATATAGGCCACCTGGTGCTTTGTATGAACTACCGGCACCCGGCTCTCCTGGCGAAGATGGCTGCCACGCTGGACCAGATCTCCGCGGGGCGGTTCATCCTGGGGCTGGGCTGTGGATGGCATGCCGAAGAAGCTCAGGCATACGGCATTCCGTTCCCGCCGGTGCGCACTCGTTTGCAACAACTCGACGAAGGCATCTCCCTGATCAGGACCATGTGGCAAGAGTCTCCCGCCGAGTATTACGGAGAACAGTTCCAGATCGAAAACGCATATTGCCAACCAGCCCCCCTGCAGAAACCGCACCCCCCGATTCTGGTCGGTGGGGGAGGCGAGAAGGTCCTGCTCCGGATCGTCGCCGCACAAGCCCAGATCTGGAACAATCTTGGTATCGACCAGCCACAGCTCGAAAGAAAGACACAAATCCTCCGGGAGCATTGCGACGGCGTGGGCAGGGACTTCGCCGAGATCGAAATTTCCCAGCAAACAACGGCTGCGATCGGCGCCACCGAGGCAGACGCCCGGAAGGCAAAAGAAAAGATTCTGACGGATCTGCCTTTTCTGGGCGGCGGCGAAGACTGGGTGATCGCCGGTACACCCGAGCAATGTATCGAGCGTGTACAAAAGACGATCGACGCAGGAGCCACCACCCTGCTTCTCAATTTCGGTCGAAATCCCGCTCACGAGACCCTGCGAATGTTCGCCGAAACCGTGATGCCGACATTTCGCTGA
- a CDS encoding ABC transporter permease, producing the protein MVGFLAHRLATMIPLLLGITFISFLVVALAPGDFFDSLAMNPSISPQAIEAMKADFGYGDPLLLRYGKWLWQAVQGDLGVSLSHRVSVLTLIAERAGNTLILSLSAALFTWTLAIPLGVWIAVRRGRLSDRILSILGFLGMSIPNFFLAFLLMRWALHSGWFPVGGTFSLDYEQLAPLAKVADRLHHLVLPTIVLGTAGMGSLMRLMRSAVIELERSDFARTARAKGLGEGRVLFIHIMRNALNPFVTLAGYELGALLGGAALVENVMNLQGLGSLMLGAVLSLDIYLVMGSVLISSLLLLFGNLMADLLLVWVDPRIDFQRLEDS; encoded by the coding sequence ATGGTTGGCTTTCTGGCGCATCGTCTGGCGACGATGATTCCCCTTTTATTGGGAATTACCTTTATTTCCTTTCTTGTTGTGGCACTCGCCCCGGGCGACTTTTTTGATTCTCTCGCAATGAATCCCTCGATCTCGCCACAGGCAATCGAGGCGATGAAGGCTGATTTTGGATACGGGGATCCGCTGCTGCTGCGCTACGGAAAGTGGCTCTGGCAGGCCGTCCAGGGGGATCTGGGCGTTTCCCTTTCTCATCGGGTCAGTGTGCTCACATTAATCGCGGAACGCGCCGGCAACACCTTGATACTTTCCCTGTCTGCGGCGCTCTTTACCTGGACTCTTGCGATTCCCCTGGGTGTCTGGATCGCCGTTCGTCGCGGTCGACTCTCGGATCGAATTCTTTCGATTTTGGGCTTTCTCGGGATGTCGATCCCGAATTTTTTTCTCGCCTTTCTCCTGATGCGCTGGGCGTTGCACAGCGGATGGTTCCCCGTGGGTGGGACTTTCTCGCTGGACTATGAGCAACTCGCACCGCTCGCCAAGGTGGCTGATCGATTGCACCATCTGGTTCTGCCGACGATCGTGCTGGGAACGGCCGGTATGGGGAGCTTGATGCGCCTGATGCGCAGTGCGGTTATTGAACTGGAGCGTTCGGACTTTGCGCGCACGGCCCGGGCCAAAGGTTTGGGGGAAGGACGAGTTCTCTTCATCCATATAATGCGGAATGCGCTCAATCCTTTCGTTACACTTGCCGGCTACGAGTTGGGGGCGTTGCTCGGTGGCGCCGCATTGGTCGAGAATGTCATGAACCTGCAGGGGCTGGGATCGCTGATGCTGGGCGCGGTTCTCTCTCTCGATATCTATCTGGTGATGGGATCGGTGTTGATCAGTTCGTTGCTTCTGCTGTTCGGGAATCTGATGGCCGATCTGCTCCTCGTTTGGGTGGACCCTCGAATCGATTTCCAGCGACTGGAAGATTCGTGA
- a CDS encoding ABC transporter permease, with protein MRIRAWRGPSWGLSGAILFLLYFSAIFAPWIAFHSPETQDRQSPDAPPMILHLSPPQNWISESLLYVHPQTLVDPMRRLYRVDLEQRIPLQFFVHGHLLAPEPGNGNVFLLGTDALGRDLFSRVLFGGRVSLSIGIVGVVISFTIGIFVGVVAGYAGGRVDHLLMRLCEVMMALPSFFFLLALAAVIPPGLSPVQTFFLLVALMSFIRWAGLARVLRGMTASIRERDYVQAARALGASPTRIVLQHVLPATFSYTLVAATLAIPGFILGESALSLLGVGIQEPGTSWGALLRDAQNLTNLDYRPWVLAPGILIVVATMAFNFLGDRLQDRFDPQTRVLDR; from the coding sequence ATGCGCATTCGAGCATGGCGAGGGCCCTCTTGGGGGCTCAGTGGGGCAATCCTCTTTCTGCTCTATTTTTCGGCTATTTTCGCACCATGGATCGCGTTCCATTCACCGGAGACTCAGGACCGCCAGTCCCCCGACGCGCCGCCGATGATTCTCCACCTTTCTCCGCCTCAGAATTGGATTTCGGAAAGTCTTCTCTACGTCCATCCTCAGACCCTGGTCGATCCCATGCGCCGTCTCTACAGGGTGGACCTCGAGCAGCGAATCCCTCTGCAGTTTTTCGTCCACGGACATCTTTTGGCGCCTGAGCCGGGGAATGGAAATGTCTTTTTGCTGGGGACGGATGCCCTCGGGCGAGATCTCTTCTCCCGCGTCTTGTTCGGCGGTCGTGTCAGCCTGTCGATCGGTATCGTCGGAGTTGTGATCAGTTTCACAATCGGGATTTTTGTCGGGGTGGTGGCGGGATATGCCGGCGGGCGAGTTGATCATCTCTTGATGCGATTGTGCGAGGTGATGATGGCCTTGCCTTCGTTTTTCTTCCTTCTGGCTCTCGCTGCCGTGATTCCGCCGGGGCTATCGCCTGTGCAAACGTTCTTTCTGCTGGTCGCCTTGATGAGCTTTATCCGATGGGCCGGTTTGGCTCGGGTTCTTCGTGGCATGACGGCATCGATTCGCGAACGAGATTATGTGCAGGCGGCCCGTGCGCTCGGGGCCTCTCCCACGCGAATCGTCCTGCAGCATGTGCTGCCGGCAACTTTCTCCTACACCCTCGTTGCGGCCACTCTGGCGATTCCCGGATTTATTCTCGGCGAGAGTGCCTTGTCGCTTTTGGGGGTCGGGATCCAGGAGCCGGGAACGAGTTGGGGAGCCTTGCTGCGCGACGCGCAGAATCTCACCAATCTTGATTACAGGCCGTGGGTCCTGGCCCCGGGTATTTTGATCGTTGTGGCAACGATGGCTTTCAATTTTTTGGGTGATCGTCTGCAGGACCGATTCGATCCCCAAACCAGAGTTCTTGACCGATGA
- a CDS encoding ABC transporter ATP-binding protein, protein MKGAPILQVTDLVVDFHTPHGVARAVDGASFDLSSGATLGLVGESGSGKSVSALSILGLLSPSARVVSGTIQFAGRDLLQLSAREFRRVRGKEISMVFQEPMTSLNPLFTVGRQIAEVVRHHERVSRREAWGRAVEMLRIVEIPDPENRASAYPHELSGGMRQRVMIAMALVCRPKLLIADEPTTALDATIEAEILDLLGEMQKKFSMSVLLITHDLGVVSRRASEVAVLYSGRIIERARTEDLFAAPAHPYTRMLLDSLPRLYERRDRLVAIPGAVPEPGKRPEGCRFRDRCPRVTAACAPKEPELENLAGSRFVACQHRLMPGELL, encoded by the coding sequence ATGAAGGGAGCCCCTATTCTGCAGGTGACGGACCTTGTGGTGGATTTCCACACGCCACACGGGGTTGCTCGAGCTGTCGATGGAGCGTCATTTGATCTTTCATCGGGGGCCACCCTCGGGTTGGTCGGCGAATCAGGCTCGGGCAAGAGCGTCTCTGCCCTGTCGATTTTGGGGCTTCTGAGCCCGTCTGCACGCGTGGTCTCGGGAACGATTCAATTCGCCGGGCGAGATCTTTTACAGCTCTCCGCGCGGGAATTCCGCAGGGTGCGGGGCAAAGAGATTTCGATGGTTTTCCAGGAGCCGATGACGTCGTTGAATCCACTCTTTACGGTGGGGCGCCAGATAGCAGAGGTGGTTCGGCACCATGAAAGAGTTTCACGGCGCGAGGCCTGGGGCCGAGCGGTCGAGATGTTGCGGATAGTAGAGATTCCCGATCCGGAAAATCGGGCGTCGGCGTATCCACACGAGTTGTCGGGCGGAATGCGACAGCGCGTGATGATCGCCATGGCGTTGGTCTGTCGGCCCAAGTTGTTGATCGCGGATGAGCCTACGACCGCCCTGGATGCGACCATTGAGGCCGAGATCCTAGACCTTCTGGGCGAAATGCAGAAAAAGTTTTCCATGAGTGTGCTTCTCATCACCCACGATCTGGGTGTGGTATCTCGGCGGGCGAGTGAAGTTGCGGTGCTTTACTCGGGCCGCATTATCGAGCGGGCGCGGACGGAAGATCTCTTTGCGGCACCGGCACACCCCTATACCCGTATGTTATTGGACTCTCTTCCCCGGCTCTACGAGCGTCGCGACCGTCTGGTCGCGATTCCGGGCGCGGTTCCGGAGCCTGGCAAGCGCCCCGAGGGTTGCCGCTTTCGGGATCGTTGTCCCCGGGTGACCGCTGCATGTGCGCCGAAGGAGCCCGAGTTGGAGAACCTCGCGGGTTCTCGGTTCGTCGCTTGTCAGCATCGCTTGATGCCCGGAGAGTTGTTGTGA
- a CDS encoding ATP-binding cassette domain-containing protein produces MKREQALVEARGVSRSFATGRSRWSRRMVPAVRDISLRIAAGETLGVVGESGSGKSTLGRLLLRLLPPTSGQVFFDGQDLAGLPRLELQRLRREMQVVFQDPVGSLDPRFRVEDLIGEGLDIHGLAEGKERSRTIARLLEEVGLSSDHRRRFPHEFSGGQRQRIGIARALAVSPRFIVLDEPVSALDVSVQAQVLNLLADLQRERGLAYFFVAHDLRVVAHFSDRIAVLYAGRVVELADRDALIARPGHPYTQSLLSAVAEIGVVDQGRVQLAGEPPSPLRPPSGCAFHPRCPYAADRCRQEQPSLSDRDPGHAIACHFPLDGSPVAPGGTKGQDKPEKKL; encoded by the coding sequence GTGAAAAGGGAACAGGCGCTTGTGGAGGCGCGCGGAGTTTCACGTTCGTTTGCGACCGGCCGCAGTCGTTGGAGTCGAAGGATGGTACCGGCTGTCCGCGATATCAGCCTTCGGATAGCGGCGGGAGAAACCTTGGGCGTAGTCGGGGAGTCCGGCTCCGGAAAGTCTACCCTCGGCCGATTGCTTCTGCGATTGCTGCCGCCGACCTCCGGTCAGGTCTTTTTCGATGGGCAGGATCTGGCAGGGTTGCCTCGCCTCGAGTTGCAGCGGCTGAGACGAGAAATGCAGGTTGTCTTCCAGGATCCGGTGGGCTCGCTCGACCCTCGATTCCGGGTAGAGGATCTGATCGGGGAAGGTCTGGATATTCATGGACTGGCAGAGGGGAAAGAACGCTCTCGCACCATTGCTCGCCTCCTCGAAGAGGTGGGGCTTTCCTCCGATCACCGGCGGCGGTTCCCCCACGAATTCAGCGGTGGGCAACGCCAGAGGATCGGGATCGCTCGCGCGCTTGCGGTTTCCCCGCGTTTTATCGTTTTGGACGAGCCTGTATCGGCGCTGGATGTATCCGTTCAAGCGCAGGTTCTGAACCTGCTGGCCGATTTGCAGCGCGAACGGGGACTGGCCTACTTCTTCGTGGCCCATGACCTGCGCGTGGTCGCACATTTCAGTGACAGAATTGCGGTGCTCTATGCAGGTCGTGTTGTGGAATTGGCTGATCGTGATGCTCTGATCGCGCGGCCGGGCCACCCTTATACCCAGAGCCTGCTTTCCGCGGTGGCGGAAATCGGCGTTGTGGACCAGGGACGGGTGCAACTCGCCGGGGAGCCGCCAAGCCCCCTCCGTCCACCTTCGGGATGCGCGTTTCACCCCCGTTGTCCCTATGCCGCTGATCGCTGCCGTCAGGAGCAGCCGTCATTGTCGGATCGGGATCCGGGCCATGCCATTGCTTGTCATTTTCCACTCGATGGGTCTCCCGTTGCCCCCGGCGGAACAAAAGGCCAAGATAAACCGGAGAAGAAACTTTAG
- a CDS encoding cell envelope biogenesis protein OmpA, which produces MKKTGMTVSVLGLVTMLVLPSGCSARDPQPELYPNAHLRKVGDAQAKQDIAYCQALSQQYLQKNNAAADAAGNTVGGAAGGAALGAIGGAIGGNAGKGAAIGAGVGAGLGLLRGLSKGAQPPQNYEAFVRKCMTDKGYDVIGFGR; this is translated from the coding sequence ATGAAGAAAACAGGGATGACCGTCAGTGTTTTGGGTTTGGTAACGATGTTGGTTTTGCCGTCTGGTTGTTCGGCCAGAGACCCCCAGCCGGAGCTCTATCCGAACGCTCATTTGCGCAAGGTCGGTGACGCTCAGGCGAAGCAGGATATCGCCTATTGTCAGGCGTTGTCGCAGCAATACCTGCAGAAAAACAACGCAGCCGCGGACGCCGCCGGCAACACGGTCGGAGGTGCTGCGGGCGGCGCTGCTCTCGGCGCGATTGGCGGGGCCATCGGTGGGAACGCCGGAAAGGGTGCCGCAATTGGAGCCGGCGTCGGGGCAGGGCTGGGCCTGCTGCGCGGTCTTTCGAAAGGCGCGCAGCCCCCTCAAAACTATGAGGCCTTCGTCCGCAAATGCATGACGGACAAGGGGTATGACGTCATCGGCTTTGGCCGCTGA
- a CDS encoding riboflavin synthase subunit alpha, whose amino-acid sequence MYTGITRGAFPVANVSRQPDLLTYDVELPEALLEGLVSGASVSIDGVCQTVVAIEGSLVRFDAIAETLQLTTLGDLAPGQKVAVERSSRVGDEVGGHDVAGHVSGTGRISSRKVDGHVWDLEITVPARWMRYISTKGFIAVDGSSLTVGERDASGSFWIHLIPETLRLTNLGEKNEGDRVNIELDARTVAIVDTVERVLAERDA is encoded by the coding sequence ATGTATACGGGAATCACTCGCGGGGCCTTCCCCGTAGCCAACGTCTCTCGACAGCCAGACCTTCTCACTTACGATGTAGAACTGCCGGAAGCTCTGCTCGAGGGTCTTGTCTCTGGTGCCAGCGTCTCTATCGACGGCGTCTGTCAGACCGTCGTCGCCATCGAGGGGTCCCTGGTCCGGTTTGATGCAATTGCCGAAACCCTGCAACTCACAACACTCGGCGATTTGGCACCCGGTCAAAAAGTAGCCGTCGAGCGCAGCTCTCGGGTAGGCGATGAAGTCGGTGGCCACGACGTCGCTGGCCACGTGAGCGGCACAGGCAGGATCAGCTCACGAAAAGTCGATGGCCACGTCTGGGATCTCGAGATTACTGTGCCGGCTCGGTGGATGCGCTATATCAGCACCAAGGGGTTTATCGCCGTTGACGGCTCGAGCCTGACGGTCGGAGAACGCGACGCATCGGGCTCTTTCTGGATCCACCTCATTCCGGAGACCCTTCGACTGACCAATCTCGGCGAGAAGAACGAAGGCGACCGTGTGAACATCGAGCTTGATGCTCGCACGGTCGCGATCGTTGATACCGTCGAACGAGTCCTCGCCGAACGCGACGCCTGA
- a CDS encoding polymer-forming cytoskeletal protein, whose translation MPTDTPLDPQRSPSQQDHNETARGEPQFRHEIASDVVLSGRIHFPADARVDGRLKGEVHADQLLLIGPTAEVEARIRAQDLVIEGTLTGDVIESGDVRIASTGSVFGSIQARCLTVDAGARFEGQVRSQATARTELLTVEESAGGKQPSEQEPAARSH comes from the coding sequence ATGCCGACGGACACACCACTCGATCCTCAGAGATCGCCCTCCCAGCAGGACCACAACGAGACGGCTCGCGGCGAACCGCAGTTTCGCCATGAGATCGCGTCCGACGTTGTTCTTTCCGGAAGGATTCACTTCCCGGCCGACGCACGGGTGGATGGGCGACTCAAAGGGGAAGTCCATGCCGACCAATTGCTGCTCATCGGACCAACGGCAGAAGTCGAGGCCAGGATCCGAGCACAGGATCTGGTCATCGAAGGAACTCTGACCGGTGATGTGATCGAAAGCGGCGATGTCCGCATCGCCAGCACCGGGAGTGTCTTCGGCTCCATCCAGGCGCGATGCCTGACCGTTGACGCCGGCGCCCGCTTCGAAGGACAAGTGCGTAGCCAGGCAACCGCCCGGACCGAGCTTCTGACCGTCGAGGAAAGCGCCGGTGGGAAACAGCCGTCGGAACAAGAGCCTGCCGCCCGAAGCCACTAG
- the rplS gene encoding 50S ribosomal protein L19 translates to MGKGDIIAAIEAEQLKTDLPEFRPGDSLRVHVKVVEGEKERIQIFEGACIRRHHGSVRETFTVRKVSYGVGVERTFPLHSHRIDKIEVATRGRVRRAKLYYLRERSGKAARIKERRRD, encoded by the coding sequence ATGGGCAAAGGCGATATCATTGCGGCGATCGAAGCCGAACAGCTGAAAACTGACCTTCCGGAATTCCGCCCGGGCGACAGCCTGCGGGTCCACGTGAAAGTCGTTGAAGGCGAAAAAGAACGTATCCAGATCTTCGAAGGCGCCTGCATTCGTCGACACCACGGCTCCGTGAGAGAGACCTTCACCGTTCGAAAAGTCTCCTATGGCGTCGGCGTCGAGAGAACCTTCCCGCTCCATTCGCATCGAATCGACAAGATCGAAGTCGCGACGCGGGGCCGGGTCCGACGGGCCAAGCTCTATTACCTGCGCGAGCGATCCGGCAAGGCCGCTCGCATCAAAGAGCGCCGACGCGACTGA
- a CDS encoding RNA methyltransferase produces the protein MPARFYIALLHHPVVNRDGEVVTTSITNIDVHDIARSARTYDVDGFFIGHPVLGMRKLTERILWHWMEGHGATYNPTRGDALQFVRISSDLDQILAQVENETGSLPTMIATSARPGIGTIGYPAMSREIAESETPFLLLLGTGYGLTSEILERCTRRLAPIDGASDYNHLSVRAAAAIMLDRLFGQRKQ, from the coding sequence ATGCCAGCTCGGTTCTATATCGCCCTCCTCCATCACCCGGTCGTCAATCGTGACGGTGAAGTCGTTACGACCTCCATCACCAATATCGACGTCCACGATATCGCTCGATCCGCTCGGACCTACGACGTCGACGGGTTTTTTATCGGTCATCCTGTTCTGGGAATGCGGAAACTGACCGAACGTATCCTCTGGCATTGGATGGAAGGCCACGGCGCGACCTACAATCCGACGCGCGGGGACGCCCTGCAATTTGTCCGGATCTCCTCCGATCTCGACCAAATTCTCGCTCAGGTCGAAAACGAGACCGGGTCTTTACCCACCATGATCGCAACATCCGCACGGCCCGGTATCGGGACCATTGGCTACCCTGCGATGTCCCGCGAAATCGCGGAAAGCGAGACCCCCTTCCTTCTGCTTTTGGGCACCGGCTACGGGCTAACGTCGGAAATCCTGGAACGATGCACCCGACGCCTTGCGCCGATCGACGGCGCCTCGGACTACAACCATCTGTCGGTCCGCGCCGCCGCCGCGATTATGTTGGACCGCCTCTTTGGCCAGCGAAAACAATGA
- the trmD gene encoding tRNA (guanosine(37)-N1)-methyltransferase TrmD → MRIDILTIFPEYFSGILQTSLIGKGITAGKIDIRLHQLRDWATDKHHTVDDTPYGGGHGMVMKIEPLVTAIEEIASPTTVKLLLAARGESFTQKKAAQLAETDQLLLICGRYEGVDERLDAYIDGQISIGDYVLNGGEAGAAVVVDAVTRLVPGIIGNPASLQTESFNEELLEHPQFTRPEVFRGEAVPPVLLSGNHAEIEKWRQEKSLADTRRRRPDLVPPNRTRKG, encoded by the coding sequence GTGCGCATCGATATCCTGACAATTTTCCCGGAATACTTCTCCGGCATTCTGCAAACCAGCCTGATCGGCAAGGGCATCACTGCCGGCAAGATCGATATCCGCTTGCACCAGCTGCGCGACTGGGCGACCGACAAGCACCATACCGTTGACGACACCCCCTATGGTGGTGGGCACGGCATGGTGATGAAAATTGAGCCATTGGTCACAGCGATCGAGGAGATCGCATCCCCGACCACCGTCAAGCTCCTGTTGGCGGCACGCGGCGAGAGCTTCACGCAAAAAAAAGCGGCCCAGTTAGCTGAAACAGACCAGCTCCTCCTGATCTGTGGACGGTACGAGGGCGTCGACGAGCGACTCGACGCCTATATCGATGGACAGATCAGCATCGGGGACTACGTCCTCAACGGTGGCGAAGCTGGCGCTGCCGTTGTGGTGGATGCGGTCACGCGACTCGTACCGGGAATCATAGGCAATCCCGCGTCGCTGCAAACCGAATCCTTTAACGAAGAATTGCTCGAACACCCCCAGTTTACGCGACCGGAAGTTTTCCGCGGCGAGGCGGTGCCCCCGGTGCTGCTGTCAGGGAATCATGCCGAGATTGAAAAATGGCGCCAGGAAAAATCCCTGGCCGATACGCGACGACGACGGCCCGATCTGGTTCCTCCCAATCGAACCCGCAAGGGCTGA
- the rimM gene encoding ribosome maturation factor RimM (Essential for efficient processing of 16S rRNA), which translates to MAVGKIVGGHGVRGLAKIHPFNPGSPGLLSADTITLISRDGSEQKAFRVLESRPHKNIILMGLADIESLNALQPWVGCEVRIERDGLPEAGDTGIYHWEAIGLEVRTKQGQLVGRIEEIQSMPANDLWIVRLGDRESLIPVVEPIVVEIDLPGRTATIDPPEGLIPEE; encoded by the coding sequence ATTGCCGTTGGCAAAATCGTTGGCGGGCATGGTGTCCGAGGGCTCGCCAAGATCCACCCGTTCAACCCCGGCTCCCCTGGCCTCCTTTCGGCCGATACGATCACACTGATCAGCCGAGACGGCAGCGAGCAAAAGGCCTTCCGAGTTCTGGAGAGCCGACCTCACAAGAACATCATTCTTATGGGCCTCGCAGATATCGAGAGCCTGAATGCGCTGCAGCCCTGGGTGGGTTGCGAAGTCCGCATCGAGCGAGACGGACTGCCGGAAGCAGGAGATACCGGCATCTATCACTGGGAGGCCATCGGTCTCGAAGTGCGCACGAAACAGGGACAGCTGGTCGGTCGTATCGAGGAGATCCAGTCCATGCCGGCCAACGACCTCTGGATCGTACGTCTCGGAGATCGCGAATCTCTGATTCCGGTTGTCGAGCCGATCGTGGTCGAGATCGATCTGCCCGGACGCACCGCGACCATCGACCCGCCTGAAGGCCTCATTCCGGAAGAATAG
- a CDS encoding KH domain-containing protein — translation MKELVELIAQHLVNNPDAVVITETEGETASIIELRVAPEDLGRIIGKQGRTAKSIRTLVNAVASRQSRKIVLEIIEEK, via the coding sequence ATGAAAGAACTGGTAGAGTTGATCGCCCAGCATCTGGTGAATAACCCGGATGCGGTGGTCATCACCGAGACGGAGGGCGAAACCGCCTCCATCATCGAACTTCGCGTCGCTCCCGAGGATCTCGGACGCATTATCGGGAAACAGGGACGCACCGCTAAATCCATCCGTACTCTGGTGAATGCGGTGGCCTCGCGGCAGAGCCGCAAGATCGTCCTCGAAATCATCGAAGAGAAATAG
- the rpsP gene encoding 30S ribosomal protein S16 — MATTIRLARHGSKKRPFYRIVAASKKSPRDGRFLEQLGHYDPTSEPVNLRVHLDKVEKWIRNGAKPSDTVAILLKQAGWTGLPATEAAPAAAEG, encoded by the coding sequence ATGGCAACCACCATTCGCCTTGCACGTCACGGATCGAAAAAACGTCCTTTCTATCGTATCGTGGCGGCTTCCAAAAAGTCCCCACGCGATGGGCGCTTTCTGGAGCAACTCGGCCATTATGATCCGACCTCGGAACCTGTGAATCTTCGTGTCCATCTCGACAAAGTCGAGAAGTGGATCCGAAACGGTGCGAAGCCGAGCGACACTGTGGCCATCCTCCTCAAGCAGGCGGGATGGACGGGACTTCCCGCCACAGAAGCTGCTCCGGCCGCTGCTGAGGGCTGA